A genomic region of Candidatus Marimicrobium litorale contains the following coding sequences:
- the rpsE gene encoding 30S ribosomal protein S5, translating into MAFNDQKRQQQDGDLQEKLVQVNRVAKVVKGGRIFSFTALTVVGDGKGKVGFGRGKAREVPVAIQKAMEAARRNMISVDLDNGTLQYPIKANHGASKVYMQPASEGTGVIAGGAMRAVLELAGVHNVLAKCYGSTNPVNVVRATFKGLRDMSSPGDVAAKRGKTVEEILN; encoded by the coding sequence ATGGCTTTTAACGATCAGAAAAGGCAGCAACAGGATGGCGATCTCCAGGAGAAGCTTGTCCAGGTTAATCGCGTCGCTAAAGTGGTTAAGGGTGGTCGTATCTTCAGCTTCACTGCGTTGACTGTGGTGGGTGATGGCAAGGGCAAGGTTGGTTTTGGGCGCGGTAAAGCGCGCGAGGTGCCTGTTGCGATCCAGAAAGCTATGGAAGCAGCCCGCCGCAACATGATAAGTGTCGATCTTGACAATGGCACTTTGCAGTATCCAATCAAGGCGAATCACGGCGCGTCCAAGGTTTATATGCAGCCTGCCTCCGAGGGTACTGGCGTAATTGCTGGTGGCGCTATGCGCGCTGTACTTGAACTTGCCGGTGTACACAATGTTCTGGCGAAGTGTTATGGGTCTACAAATCCGGTCAACGTTGTCAGGGCTACCTTCAAGGGATTACGAGATATGTCATCCCCGGGAGATGTTGCAGCGAAGCGCGGCAAGACTGTCGAAGAAATTTTGAATTAA
- the rplR gene encoding 50S ribosomal protein L18, with protein MSAKNDSRLRRARRARARMRGLGVNRLSVHRTPRHIYAQVIAPAGDKVLASASTLDSELRKGATGNITAAAEVGKLVAKRAKEAGVEQVAFDRSGYKYHGRVKALADAARESGLEF; from the coding sequence ATGAGTGCAAAGAACGATTCAAGGTTACGCCGCGCACGACGTGCTCGCGCCAGAATGCGAGGACTGGGAGTAAACCGTCTGAGTGTGCACCGGACGCCAAGGCATATTTATGCTCAGGTTATTGCTCCTGCAGGCGACAAGGTTCTCGCCAGCGCATCTACCCTCGACTCCGAGTTGCGTAAGGGAGCGACGGGAAACATAACAGCGGCTGCTGAAGTTGGTAAGCTAGTGGCAAAGCGCGCAAAAGAAGCCGGTGTTGAGCAGGTGGCTTTTGACCGCAGCGGTTACAAGTACCACGGGCGCGTCAAGGCTTTGGCCGATGCAGCACGTGAAAGTGGTTTGGAATTCTAG
- the rplF gene encoding 50S ribosomal protein L6, with the protein MSRVAKNPIPLPKGVDIKLDGRDLTVKGGMGSLGITLTEGIGFGQEDDVITLSYEKDSQAAMAGTTRALVNNMVKGVSEGWEKKLVLNGVGYRAKSSKTSVNLTVGLSHPVEYSLPEGVSAESPSPTEIVLKGIDKQAVGQAAAEIRSYRPPEPYKGKGIRYEDEYVRRKEAKKK; encoded by the coding sequence ATGTCCAGAGTCGCAAAAAATCCGATACCGCTTCCGAAAGGGGTCGATATCAAGCTCGATGGCCGCGATCTTACTGTCAAGGGTGGAATGGGTTCTCTCGGAATAACCCTGACGGAAGGTATTGGTTTCGGTCAGGAAGACGACGTGATCACCCTCAGTTATGAGAAGGACAGTCAGGCTGCTATGGCCGGCACTACCCGAGCCTTGGTAAACAATATGGTTAAGGGCGTGAGCGAAGGGTGGGAAAAGAAGCTGGTGCTTAACGGTGTTGGTTACAGGGCCAAGTCGTCCAAGACCTCGGTAAACCTGACAGTGGGTCTGTCCCATCCGGTAGAGTATAGCCTGCCCGAAGGTGTATCCGCTGAGAGCCCCAGCCCTACCGAAATCGTACTGAAAGGGATAGACAAGCAGGCAGTTGGTCAGGCGGCAGCAGAGATTCGTAGCTACCGCCCGCCGGAGCCCTACAAAGGCAAGGGTATTCGTTACGAGGATGAGTATGTCCGTCGTAAGGAAGCCAAGAAGAAATAG
- the rpsH gene encoding 30S ribosomal protein S8 translates to MSMQDPLSDMLTRVRNAQMVGKTNVEMPGSKLKSAVASVLKDEGYINGFSAIDEGGKPRLSIDLKYYDGKPVIAEISRISRPGLRKYSARDELPSVRKGLGVAIISTSKGVMTDRAARAAGVGGEVLCTVY, encoded by the coding sequence ATGAGTATGCAAGATCCGCTATCAGATATGCTCACCCGAGTGCGTAATGCACAAATGGTTGGCAAGACGAATGTAGAAATGCCTGGCTCGAAGCTAAAGTCCGCTGTGGCCAGTGTGTTGAAAGACGAAGGTTACATCAATGGTTTCAGTGCAATTGATGAGGGTGGCAAGCCACGCCTGTCGATTGATCTGAAATATTACGATGGGAAACCGGTAATCGCTGAAATCAGTCGTATTAGCCGCCCCGGGCTGCGTAAGTACAGTGCCAGGGATGAACTTCCCTCTGTTCGCAAGGGGCTTGGAGTGGCGATTATTTCCACTTCCAAAGGTGTCATGACTGACCGGGCCGCGCGGGCAGCCGGCGTTGGTGGTGAAGTGCTTTGCACTGTTTACTAG
- the rpsN gene encoding 30S ribosomal protein S14, translating to MAKKSMIAREAKRTRTVARFAAKRAAIKAVLTDANATDDEKWDAQIRLQKLPRDASPVRQRRRCQITGRPHGVYRKFGLCRNKLREAAMRGDVPGLVKSSW from the coding sequence ATGGCAAAGAAATCAATGATTGCTCGTGAGGCCAAGCGTACCCGGACAGTAGCCAGGTTCGCTGCCAAGCGCGCCGCGATCAAGGCGGTTTTAACGGATGCGAATGCAACCGACGATGAAAAGTGGGATGCGCAGATCAGGCTGCAAAAACTGCCCCGTGATGCCAGCCCCGTTCGTCAGCGTCGCCGCTGTCAGATAACAGGGCGCCCTCACGGTGTTTATCGCAAGTTTGGTCTCTGCCGCAACAAGTTGCGCGAAGCGGCCATGCGTGGTGATGTGCCGGGCCTGGTTAAATCCAGCTGGTAA
- the rplE gene encoding 50S ribosomal protein L5, translating into MATLKERYQTEIVSQLQEELGLKNVMETPRVTKITLNMGVGEALGDKKVLENAVADMAKISGQKPVVTKARKSIAGFKVRDGWPIGCKVTLRSDRMYEFLERLIAIAIPRVRDFRGISPKSFDGRGNFAMGVSEQIIFPEIDYDKVDALRGMDITITTSARTDDEGRALLRAFSFPLKD; encoded by the coding sequence ATGGCGACGTTGAAAGAAAGATATCAGACCGAGATTGTTTCTCAATTGCAGGAAGAGCTCGGGCTCAAAAATGTGATGGAGACCCCTCGCGTTACTAAAATCACCCTCAATATGGGTGTTGGTGAAGCGCTGGGCGATAAAAAAGTTCTTGAGAATGCAGTTGCGGACATGGCGAAGATCTCGGGTCAAAAGCCCGTGGTGACCAAGGCTCGCAAATCGATTGCAGGGTTCAAGGTTCGTGACGGGTGGCCTATTGGTTGTAAGGTAACCCTGCGTTCTGACCGCATGTATGAGTTCCTGGAGCGGCTGATTGCTATTGCGATCCCGCGGGTCAGGGATTTTCGGGGTATTAGCCCGAAGTCATTTGATGGTCGTGGTAATTTCGCAATGGGCGTGTCTGAGCAAATCATTTTTCCTGAAATTGATTACGACAAGGTCGATGCGCTGCGTGGTATGGACATTACGATTACAACCTCCGCTCGTACGGATGATGAAGGTCGCGCACTGCTGCGTGCTTTCAGCTTCCCATTGAAGGATTAA
- the rplX gene encoding 50S ribosomal protein L24: protein MLKIKRDDEVIVLAGKDKGKRGTVRTVLPNSKLIVSGINMIKKHTKPNPQAGIAGGIVEKESAIQGSNVAIFNSATNKADRVGFKFVGDRKVRVFKSSGEEIDS, encoded by the coding sequence ATGTTGAAAATCAAAAGAGATGACGAGGTGATCGTCTTGGCCGGTAAGGACAAGGGGAAGCGTGGGACCGTGAGAACCGTGCTCCCCAACAGCAAGCTCATTGTGTCCGGTATCAATATGATCAAGAAGCATACAAAGCCGAATCCGCAGGCCGGCATTGCTGGCGGTATCGTAGAGAAAGAGAGCGCGATACAGGGTTCAAACGTGGCGATTTTCAATTCCGCTACCAATAAAGCTGATCGTGTCGGTTTCAAGTTTGTCGGAGATCGAAAGGTTCGTGTTTTCAAGTCCAGCGGCGAGGAGATTGACTCCTAG
- the rplN gene encoding 50S ribosomal protein L14 has product MIQTQSYLEVADNSGARRVMCIKVLGGSKRRYARVGDLIKVTVKEAIPRGKVKKGQVMTAVVVRTKKGVRRSDGSLIKFDDNAAVLLNAQDAPIGTRIFGPVTRELRGEKFMKIISLAPEVI; this is encoded by the coding sequence ATGATTCAAACACAGTCATATTTGGAAGTTGCAGATAACAGTGGCGCGCGCCGCGTTATGTGTATCAAGGTATTGGGCGGCTCTAAGCGTCGCTATGCCCGTGTTGGTGACCTGATTAAGGTTACTGTGAAGGAAGCTATTCCCAGGGGTAAGGTGAAAAAAGGTCAGGTGATGACTGCAGTCGTTGTGCGTACGAAAAAGGGTGTGCGTCGTTCAGACGGGTCACTCATCAAGTTCGATGACAATGCGGCAGTCTTGCTCAATGCACAGGACGCGCCAATCGGGACACGTATTTTTGGGCCCGTGACCAGAGAGCTGCGTGGTGAGAAGTTCATGAAGATTATCTCGCTGGCTCCGGAAGTCATCTAG
- the rpsQ gene encoding 30S ribosomal protein S17, with product MAVAENRTRVVTGKVVSNKMDKTVTVMVERREKHPVYGKYLTRSSKIHAHDESNQCNVGDTITVAESRPISKSKTWRLLEIIESAAQV from the coding sequence ATGGCCGTAGCAGAGAATCGCACCAGAGTGGTAACCGGGAAGGTTGTTAGCAATAAGATGGACAAGACCGTCACCGTGATGGTTGAGCGTCGTGAGAAGCATCCTGTGTATGGGAAGTACCTGACTCGCTCTTCAAAAATTCATGCGCACGATGAGAGTAACCAGTGCAATGTCGGCGACACTATTACTGTTGCGGAATCGCGTCCTATTTCCAAGTCCAAGACATGGCGCTTGCTGGAAATCATCGAGAGTGCGGCTCAGGTATAG
- the rpmC gene encoding 50S ribosomal protein L29, producing the protein MKASELREKSAEELNSELLSLREEQFRLRMQVSTGQLGQTHLLKNSQKDVARIKTVLTEKAGE; encoded by the coding sequence ATGAAAGCAAGCGAATTGCGCGAAAAGTCCGCAGAAGAGTTGAACAGCGAGTTGTTGTCGCTGCGCGAGGAGCAGTTCAGGCTCCGCATGCAGGTGTCTACTGGTCAGCTGGGGCAGACACATCTTCTAAAAAATAGTCAGAAAGATGTTGCTCGAATTAAGACTGTGCTCACTGAAAAGGCGGGTGAATAA
- the rplP gene encoding 50S ribosomal protein L16 — protein MLQPKRTKFRKTHKGRNRGLAHRGSKVSFGEYGLKSVGRGRITARQIEAARRAMTRHIKRGGKIWIRVFPDKPITGKPLEVRQGKGKGNVEYWVAQVQPGKILYEVQGVSEELAREAFELAAAKIPVATKFVKRTVM, from the coding sequence ATGCTTCAACCAAAGCGTACAAAGTTCCGAAAGACGCACAAGGGCCGCAACCGGGGCCTTGCCCATCGCGGTAGCAAGGTTAGCTTCGGCGAATACGGGCTGAAGTCTGTGGGCCGCGGCCGAATTACCGCTCGTCAGATAGAGGCGGCTCGACGTGCGATGACGCGCCATATTAAGCGTGGCGGAAAAATTTGGATTCGTGTGTTCCCGGATAAGCCTATTACGGGTAAGCCGCTAGAGGTTCGTCAGGGTAAAGGTAAGGGTAACGTTGAATATTGGGTTGCCCAGGTTCAGCCTGGAAAAATTCTTTATGAAGTTCAGGGTGTTTCTGAGGAGCTGGCCCGGGAAGCATTTGAGCTTGCAGCGGCCAAGATTCCGGTAGCCACGAAATTTGTTAAACGGACGGTGATGTAA
- the rpsC gene encoding 30S ribosomal protein S3, with the protein MGQKVHPTGIRLGIVKDHTSIWYADSKNYAQQLISDLQAREYIEKALDHASVSRVVIERPAQTARITIHTARPGIVIGKKGEDVDKLRKDLSQKMGVPVHINIEEIRKPDLDARLVAQNVAQQLERRVMFRRAMKRVVQNAMRQGAEGIKVQIGGRLGGAEIARTEWYREGRVPLHTLRADIDYATYEAETTYGILGVKVWIFKGEVIGSEASAETTKKTATS; encoded by the coding sequence ATGGGTCAGAAAGTACATCCCACGGGCATCCGCCTCGGCATCGTCAAAGATCACACTTCGATCTGGTACGCCGATAGCAAGAACTACGCCCAGCAACTGATTAGCGATTTGCAGGCGCGTGAATATATTGAGAAGGCACTGGATCACGCATCGGTCAGCCGAGTCGTCATCGAGCGTCCCGCGCAAACAGCGCGTATTACCATTCACACCGCTCGTCCGGGTATTGTGATTGGTAAAAAAGGCGAAGATGTAGATAAGCTTCGGAAAGACCTCTCTCAGAAAATGGGAGTGCCTGTACATATTAATATTGAAGAGATTCGTAAACCGGATCTGGATGCGCGCCTCGTGGCGCAAAACGTTGCCCAGCAGCTGGAGCGGCGCGTCATGTTTCGTCGCGCCATGAAACGCGTTGTGCAAAACGCCATGCGTCAGGGCGCAGAGGGTATCAAGGTGCAAATTGGTGGGCGCCTTGGCGGCGCAGAAATTGCTCGCACTGAGTGGTATCGAGAGGGCAGGGTGCCGTTGCATACATTACGCGCTGACATCGATTATGCGACTTACGAAGCCGAGACGACCTATGGAATTCTGGGCGTCAAGGTATGGATATTCAAAGGTGAAGTCATCGGCAGTGAAGCCTCGGCCGAGACGACCAAGAAGACAGCAACTAGTTAA
- the rplV gene encoding 50S ribosomal protein L22, with amino-acid sequence MEVAATLKGAQISPQKVRLVADQIRGKDVEEALGLLEFSTKKAAHIVKKVLDSAIANAENNEGADVDELKVSTVFVDAGRTMKRLSPRAKGRADRILKRSCHITIKVSDGDSQV; translated from the coding sequence ATGGAAGTAGCAGCAACGTTGAAAGGTGCGCAAATATCGCCACAGAAAGTTCGCTTGGTGGCGGACCAGATTCGCGGTAAAGACGTCGAGGAAGCGCTTGGATTGCTGGAGTTCAGCACAAAAAAAGCGGCTCATATCGTTAAGAAAGTGCTGGATTCTGCAATCGCTAATGCAGAAAACAACGAAGGTGCAGACGTGGATGAGCTGAAAGTGTCCACCGTATTTGTTGATGCGGGCAGAACCATGAAGCGGTTGAGCCCGAGAGCGAAAGGCCGTGCAGACCGCATTTTGAAGCGTAGCTGTCATATCACGATAAAAGTTTCAGACGGCGACAGCCAGGTTTAG
- the rpsS gene encoding 30S ribosomal protein S19, whose protein sequence is MPRSLKKGPFIDLHLMKKVEAAVESNDRRPIKTWSRRSMVSPDMVGLTIAVHNGRQHVPVLINEDMVGHKLGEFASTRTFRGHIADRSAKR, encoded by the coding sequence GTGCCGCGTTCACTAAAAAAAGGTCCGTTTATCGATCTTCACCTGATGAAAAAGGTCGAGGCCGCTGTTGAGAGTAACGATCGCCGTCCGATCAAGACCTGGTCGCGCAGATCCATGGTGTCACCTGACATGGTTGGCCTGACGATCGCTGTACACAACGGCCGTCAACATGTGCCTGTCTTGATTAACGAGGACATGGTGGGTCATAAGCTGGGCGAATTTGCGTCGACCCGGACGTTCCGCGGACACATCGCGGACAGGTCAGCCAAGCGTTAA
- the rplB gene encoding 50S ribosomal protein L2 — MAVLKSKPTSPGRRHVVRIVNDELHKGAPYAPLLEKQNKTGGRNNNGRITTRHKGGGHKHHYRIVDFKRIKDGIPATVERLEYDPNRTAHIALLLFADGERRYIVAPKGVSAGEVLQSGPSAPIKAGNCLPLRNIPVGSVVHCIELKPGKGAQLARSAGASVQLVAREGQYATLRLRSGEMRKVLADCRATLGEVSNSEHNLRKLGKAGASRWRGIRPTVRGVAMNPVDHPHGGGEGRTSGGRHPVSPWGTPAKGYKTRKNKRTDNLILRRRGKK; from the coding sequence ATGGCAGTTTTAAAGAGTAAGCCCACTTCTCCGGGTCGTCGCCACGTTGTTCGGATCGTCAATGACGAGCTGCACAAGGGAGCGCCGTACGCGCCTCTGCTGGAAAAGCAGAATAAGACAGGCGGCCGCAACAATAATGGACGTATTACCACCCGCCACAAAGGCGGTGGTCACAAGCATCATTACCGTATAGTAGATTTCAAGCGCATCAAGGATGGTATTCCAGCCACGGTTGAGCGTTTGGAGTACGACCCCAATCGCACCGCACACATTGCGTTACTTTTGTTTGCTGATGGTGAGCGACGTTATATCGTTGCTCCCAAGGGTGTTTCAGCTGGGGAGGTCCTGCAATCCGGTCCGTCCGCCCCTATCAAGGCGGGTAACTGCCTGCCTTTGCGCAACATCCCCGTGGGTTCTGTTGTTCATTGTATTGAACTGAAACCGGGCAAGGGTGCGCAGTTGGCGCGTTCTGCGGGTGCTTCGGTGCAGCTGGTGGCTCGAGAAGGCCAATACGCGACACTGCGATTGCGTTCTGGCGAGATGAGAAAGGTATTGGCCGATTGCCGAGCAACCCTGGGAGAGGTATCAAACTCCGAGCACAACCTGCGTAAATTGGGTAAAGCCGGTGCTTCTCGTTGGCGTGGTATTCGGCCTACCGTTCGCGGTGTTGCCATGAACCCGGTAGACCATCCACATGGTGGTGGTGAAGGCCGTACTTCTGGTGGTCGTCACCCCGTCAGCCCTTGGGGAACACCTGCCAAGGGTTACAAGACACGTAAGAACAAGCGCACGGATAATCTGATCCTGCGTCGCCGTGGTAAGAAATAG
- the rplW gene encoding 50S ribosomal protein L23 — MNQERVFQVLVGPHTSEKAAIAADTSNQYVFKVAVDATKAEVRKAVEQLFKVDVVDVNTLRVKGKSKRTRYGMSIRPTWKKAYVKLAQGQDIDFAVAD; from the coding sequence ATGAACCAGGAGCGCGTATTTCAGGTGCTGGTGGGGCCGCATACCTCTGAGAAGGCAGCTATTGCCGCGGATACCAGCAATCAGTATGTATTCAAGGTTGCTGTGGATGCGACCAAGGCAGAGGTCAGGAAGGCGGTTGAGCAGCTGTTTAAAGTCGACGTGGTGGATGTCAATACCCTTCGTGTAAAGGGTAAATCCAAGCGCACTCGTTATGGCATGAGCATTCGACCGACCTGGAAGAAGGCTTACGTGAAATTGGCGCAGGGTCAAGATATTGACTTTGCCGTGGCGGATTAA
- the rplD gene encoding 50S ribosomal protein L4, with product MELSVIKPGNSEAGKVSVSDDAFAREYNEDLVHQVVTAHLAGARQGTRAQKNRADVRGGGKKPWRQKGTGRARAGTSSSPIWRSGGVTFAARPQDHSKKVNRKMYRAAMQTIMSELARQDRLMVVESLDLEEPKTKLLAKQLEEFGLDNVLIVSAEVGKNLYLASRNLHKVNVLDVEGMDPVSLIGHEKVLVTVDAVKKIEEMLA from the coding sequence GTGGAATTAAGTGTAATAAAGCCGGGCAACAGCGAAGCGGGCAAAGTGTCTGTTTCGGATGATGCTTTTGCTCGGGAGTACAACGAGGACCTGGTTCACCAGGTCGTAACGGCTCACCTTGCCGGAGCCAGGCAGGGAACACGCGCACAGAAAAATCGTGCCGATGTCAGGGGCGGGGGCAAAAAGCCCTGGCGCCAAAAAGGGACTGGGCGGGCCCGGGCTGGAACATCCAGCTCCCCGATCTGGCGCTCTGGTGGTGTAACGTTTGCGGCCAGGCCGCAGGATCACTCCAAGAAAGTGAACCGTAAAATGTACCGCGCTGCAATGCAGACCATTATGTCCGAGCTCGCGCGTCAGGATCGACTGATGGTAGTAGAGAGTCTGGACTTGGAAGAACCAAAGACCAAGTTGTTGGCCAAGCAGCTCGAAGAATTTGGGCTGGACAATGTATTGATCGTTTCAGCGGAAGTCGGCAAGAACCTGTATCTGGCGTCACGCAACCTACACAAAGTGAACGTACTCGACGTCGAGGGTATGGATCCTGTGAGCTTGATTGGGCATGAGAAGGTATTGGTCACTGTCGATGCAGTGAAAAAGATTGAGGAGATGCTGGCATGA
- the rplC gene encoding 50S ribosomal protein L3, giving the protein MSIGLVGRKSGMTRVFTEDGASIPVTVVEVTPNRVTQIKEVDSDGYRAVQVTAGSRKASKVSKSEAGQFAKAGVEAGSGLWEFRLADSEDAPEVGAELTVERFEAGQKVDVAGKSKGKGFQGVIKRWNFSMQDATHGNSLSHRAPGSIGQCQTPGRVWKGKKMSGHMGAENVTTQGLEVVRVDTDRNLLLIKGAVPGAPGGDVIVRPAVKA; this is encoded by the coding sequence ATGAGCATTGGATTAGTCGGACGAAAGTCCGGCATGACGCGCGTTTTTACAGAAGACGGCGCTTCCATACCAGTAACCGTAGTGGAGGTCACTCCAAACCGCGTTACTCAGATCAAAGAAGTTGATAGCGATGGCTATCGCGCAGTTCAGGTGACGGCGGGAAGCCGTAAAGCCTCTAAGGTAAGCAAGTCAGAAGCAGGCCAGTTTGCAAAAGCGGGCGTTGAAGCCGGTTCAGGTCTGTGGGAATTCCGCTTGGCGGATTCCGAGGATGCGCCTGAAGTGGGTGCTGAACTGACAGTCGAGCGATTTGAAGCGGGTCAGAAAGTCGATGTAGCCGGCAAGTCCAAGGGTAAGGGCTTTCAGGGAGTTATCAAGCGTTGGAATTTCTCCATGCAGGATGCCACCCACGGTAACTCGTTGTCGCACCGCGCGCCCGGATCCATTGGCCAATGCCAGACGCCGGGTCGCGTCTGGAAGGGCAAGAAAATGTCCGGCCACATGGGGGCGGAAAATGTAACCACCCAGGGACTCGAAGTGGTCCGGGTAGATACTGATCGCAATTTGTTACTCATCAAGGGCGCAGTGCCTGGCGCTCCCGGTGGCGACGTTATCGTTCGTCCCGCGGTTAAAGCTTAA
- the rpsJ gene encoding 30S ribosomal protein S10, which produces MQNQRIRIRLKAFDHRLIDSSTQEIVETARRTGALVKGPIPLPTRKEKFTVLVSPHVNKDARDQYEIRTHKRLLDIVEPTEKTVDALMKLDLAAGVEVQISLG; this is translated from the coding sequence GTGCAGAATCAACGTATTCGTATACGCCTCAAGGCTTTTGACCATCGCCTCATCGATTCCTCCACACAGGAGATCGTCGAAACAGCGCGCCGCACAGGGGCACTGGTGAAAGGGCCGATTCCTCTTCCTACACGGAAGGAAAAGTTTACCGTGTTGGTTTCGCCTCACGTGAACAAGGATGCCCGTGATCAGTACGAAATTCGTACACACAAGCGTCTTTTAGACATTGTGGAGCCCACGGAAAAGACGGTAGATGCGCTGATGAAACTCGACCTGGCAGCAGGCGTAGAAGTACAGATCAGTCTTGGTTAA
- a CDS encoding TM2 domain-containing protein: MGYVLWIFGFIGAHRFYFGKQITGVIWFLTFGLFFIGWIIDLLLIPSMARQADTRFEPGTVNYSVAWVLLTFLGPLGLHRFYMGKIWTGLLYLAASGVFIVIPFAAAIIVVGLLYDFLTLNEQLSDINSRT, from the coding sequence ATGGGCTACGTCCTTTGGATTTTCGGGTTTATCGGTGCTCACCGCTTTTATTTCGGCAAGCAAATCACAGGCGTTATCTGGTTCCTGACCTTCGGACTGTTCTTCATCGGCTGGATCATCGATCTACTCCTGATACCCTCCATGGCGCGGCAAGCCGACACGCGCTTTGAGCCTGGCACGGTGAACTACAGTGTGGCATGGGTATTACTGACCTTTCTCGGGCCACTGGGTCTGCACCGTTTCTATATGGGTAAAATATGGACAGGGCTGCTCTATCTGGCGGCCAGCGGCGTGTTCATTGTCATCCCCTTTGCTGCAGCAATCATTGTTGTCGGGCTGTTGTATGACTTTCTTACCCTCAACGAGCAACTGTCCGATATAAACAGCCGCACGTAG
- the tuf gene encoding elongation factor Tu — protein sequence MSKETFERTKPHVNVGTIGHVDHGKTTLTAALTRVCSEVWGGEAVEFDGIDNAPEEKERGITIATSHVEYESPGRHYAHVDCPGHADYVKNMITGAAQMDGAILVCGATDGPMPQTREHILLSRQVGVPYIVVFMNKADLLAEDCGGADSDEYAEMKELVEMELRELLDQYEFPGDDTPIICGSALMALEGKDDNGLGTSAVKELVETLDSYIPEPERAIDQPFLMPVEDVFSISGRGTVVTGRVERGVIKVGEEIEIVGIKETQTTTCTGVEMFRKLLDEGRAGENVGVLLRGTKREEVERGQVLAVPGSVNPHTKFEAEVYILSKDEGGRHTPFFKGYRPQFYFRTTDVTGAVELPEGVEMVMPGDNVQMEATLIAPIAMEEGLRFAIREGGRTVGAGVVAKIIE from the coding sequence GTGTCCAAGGAAACATTTGAACGTACAAAACCCCACGTTAACGTAGGTACGATTGGCCACGTTGACCACGGTAAAACGACGCTGACGGCGGCGCTGACGCGCGTATGCTCTGAGGTATGGGGAGGAGAAGCGGTCGAGTTTGACGGTATCGACAACGCCCCGGAAGAGAAAGAGCGTGGCATTACGATTGCGACGTCACACGTAGAATATGAGTCGCCTGGACGTCACTACGCACACGTAGACTGCCCGGGACACGCCGACTATGTGAAGAACATGATCACCGGTGCTGCACAGATGGACGGTGCTATTTTGGTGTGTGGCGCGACGGACGGTCCTATGCCGCAGACACGCGAGCACATTCTGCTGTCACGCCAGGTAGGCGTGCCCTACATTGTTGTGTTTATGAACAAGGCGGACCTGCTGGCGGAAGACTGCGGCGGTGCAGACTCTGACGAGTACGCTGAGATGAAAGAGCTGGTTGAAATGGAGCTGCGTGAGCTGCTGGACCAGTATGAGTTTCCTGGAGACGACACGCCGATCATCTGTGGTTCTGCCCTGATGGCGCTGGAAGGCAAGGACGATAATGGTTTGGGTACTTCCGCGGTGAAGGAACTGGTTGAGACGCTGGATTCCTACATTCCTGAGCCGGAGCGCGCGATAGACCAGCCGTTCCTGATGCCGGTTGAAGATGTGTTCTCTATCTCTGGTCGCGGTACGGTTGTCACCGGTCGTGTAGAGCGTGGAGTGATCAAGGTAGGCGAAGAGATCGAGATTGTCGGTATCAAAGAGACCCAGACGACGACGTGTACGGGTGTCGAGATGTTCCGCAAGCTGTTGGACGAGGGTCGTGCCGGTGAGAACGTGGGCGTACTGCTGCGTGGTACCAAGCGCGAAGAAGTAGAGCGTGGCCAGGTACTTGCGGTTCCGGGCAGTGTTAACCCTCATACCAAGTTTGAGGCAGAGGTTTACATTTTGTCGAAGGACGAGGGTGGTCGTCACACGCCGTTTTTCAAGGGTTACCGTCCACAGTTTTACTTCCGTACGACAGATGTTACCGGTGCGGTTGAGTTGCCGGAGGGTGTTGAGATGGTAATGCCTGGTGACAACGTGCAGATGGAAGCGACGCTGATAGCACCGATTGCAATGGAAGAGGGCCTGCGTTTCGCGATTCGCGAGGGTGGCCGCACTGTTGGTGCTGGCGTGGTAGCCAAGATCATCGAGTAA